One region of Streptomyces leeuwenhoekii genomic DNA includes:
- a CDS encoding primosomal protein N', producing the protein MSSENGQAEGGAEGAPPEQLALIRESVRRANAPRAKPRTWRGAALAKELPVARVLVDKGVLHLDRYFDYAVPEELDAEAQPGVRVRVRFGAGRHRVREGRREGGGLIDGYLVERRAESDYSGPLAALAQVVSPERVLDEELLGLARAVADRYAGSLADVLQLAVPPRNARAERRPSPAPLPPPAPPEPGSWSRYERGAAFLESLAAGGAPRAVWNALPGPRWSEELARAVAATLASGRGALVVLPDGRAVARVDAALTSLLGEGRHAVLTADAGPEKRYAQWLAVRRGSVRAVVGTRAAMFAPVRDLGLVALWDDGDDSHSEPHAPQPHAREVLLLRAAHDKCGFLLGGVACTVEAAQLVETGWARPLVAAREQVRAAAPLVRTVGDGDLARDEAARAARLPTLAWQAAREGLRHGPVLVQVPRRGYVPRMACAACRAPARCRHCSGPLEAQESRSELRCGWCGREEGGWHCAECGSFRLRAQVVGARRTAEELGRAFPAVPVRTSGREHVLDTVPGTPALVVSTPGAEPVAEGGYAAALLLDGWAMLSRPDLRAGEDALRRWMASAALVRPQSEGGTVVVVAEPTLRPVQALVRWDPVGHAVRELAERAELGFPPVSRMAAVSGSGEAVADFLRTVDLPRTAEVLGPVPLPVTAAGRPRRPGAPPPGEHWERALIRVPPGSGAALAGALKAAQAARMARGNGEAVRVRIDPPDIG; encoded by the coding sequence GTGAGCAGCGAGAACGGACAGGCGGAAGGCGGGGCCGAGGGCGCGCCGCCCGAGCAGCTCGCGCTCATCCGGGAGAGCGTGCGCCGGGCGAACGCACCACGGGCCAAGCCGCGCACCTGGCGGGGGGCGGCGCTCGCCAAGGAGCTGCCCGTCGCCCGGGTCCTGGTCGACAAGGGCGTGCTCCATCTCGACCGGTACTTCGACTACGCGGTCCCCGAGGAGCTGGACGCCGAGGCACAGCCCGGGGTGCGGGTGCGGGTGCGGTTCGGGGCCGGGCGGCACCGGGTCCGCGAAGGGCGCCGCGAGGGCGGCGGCCTGATCGACGGGTACCTCGTCGAGCGCCGCGCCGAGTCCGACTACTCCGGCCCGCTGGCCGCGCTCGCCCAGGTCGTGTCGCCGGAGCGGGTGCTCGACGAGGAGCTGCTGGGGCTCGCGAGGGCCGTCGCCGACCGGTACGCGGGCAGTCTCGCCGACGTGTTGCAGCTCGCCGTGCCGCCGCGCAACGCCCGGGCCGAGCGGCGGCCCTCACCGGCGCCGCTCCCGCCGCCCGCGCCGCCCGAGCCGGGGTCCTGGAGCCGGTACGAGCGGGGCGCCGCGTTTCTGGAGTCCCTGGCGGCCGGCGGCGCGCCGCGCGCCGTGTGGAACGCGCTGCCCGGCCCCCGGTGGAGCGAGGAACTGGCGCGGGCCGTGGCGGCCACGCTCGCCTCCGGACGCGGCGCGCTGGTCGTGCTGCCGGACGGGCGGGCGGTGGCTCGGGTGGACGCCGCACTGACCTCGCTGCTGGGGGAAGGGCGGCACGCGGTGCTGACCGCCGATGCCGGGCCCGAGAAGCGGTACGCGCAGTGGCTGGCGGTGCGACGGGGGTCCGTACGGGCCGTCGTGGGGACCCGCGCGGCCATGTTCGCCCCGGTGCGGGACCTGGGGCTGGTCGCCCTGTGGGACGACGGCGACGACAGCCACAGCGAACCGCACGCCCCGCAGCCTCACGCCCGTGAGGTCCTGCTGCTGCGGGCCGCCCACGACAAGTGCGGCTTCCTGCTGGGCGGCGTCGCGTGCACGGTCGAGGCCGCGCAGCTCGTGGAGACCGGCTGGGCCCGGCCGCTGGTCGCCGCCCGCGAGCAGGTCCGGGCCGCCGCCCCGCTGGTACGGACCGTGGGGGACGGGGACCTGGCCCGCGACGAGGCCGCCCGGGCCGCCCGGCTGCCGACCCTGGCCTGGCAGGCCGCCAGGGAGGGCCTGCGGCACGGGCCGGTGCTCGTCCAGGTGCCCCGGCGGGGCTATGTGCCGCGGATGGCGTGTGCGGCCTGCCGGGCGCCGGCCCGCTGCCGGCACTGCTCCGGGCCGCTGGAGGCGCAGGAGTCGCGCAGCGAGCTGCGCTGCGGGTGGTGCGGGCGCGAGGAGGGCGGCTGGCACTGCGCGGAGTGCGGGTCGTTCCGGTTGCGGGCGCAGGTCGTCGGGGCGCGGCGGACCGCCGAGGAACTGGGGCGGGCCTTTCCTGCCGTGCCGGTGCGGACCTCGGGGCGCGAGCACGTCCTCGACACGGTGCCGGGTACGCCCGCGCTGGTCGTGAGCACGCCGGGCGCCGAGCCCGTCGCCGAGGGCGGCTACGCGGCGGCGCTGCTGCTGGACGGCTGGGCCATGCTCTCGCGGCCCGATCTGCGGGCGGGGGAGGACGCGCTGCGCCGGTGGATGGCGAGTGCCGCCCTGGTCCGGCCGCAGTCGGAGGGCGGCACGGTCGTCGTGGTCGCCGAGCCGACCCTGCGGCCGGTTCAGGCGCTGGTGCGCTGGGACCCGGTCGGCCATGCCGTACGGGAGCTGGCCGAGCGGGCGGAACTGGGCTTTCCGCCGGTGTCGCGGATGGCGGCCGTGTCGGGGAGCGGGGAGGCCGTGGCGGATTTCCTCCGTACGGTGGACCTGCCGCGCACGGCCGAGGTGCTGGGGCCGGTGCCGCTGCCCGTCACGGCCGCGGGGCGCCCGCGGCGGCCCGGTGCGCCGCCTCCGGGCGAGCACTGGGAGCGTGCGCTGATCCGGGTGCCGCCGGGCAGTGGCGCGGCGCTGGCCGGCGCGCTGAAGGCCGCCCAGGCGGCACGGATGGCGCGGGGGAACGGCGAGGCGGTGCGGGTGCGGATCGATCCGCCCGACATCGGGTGA
- the fmt gene encoding methionyl-tRNA formyltransferase → MKLVFAGTPEVAVPALDALLASGRHEVAAVVTRPDAPAGRGRRLVASPVAERAEEAGIEVLKPAKPRDPGFLERLREIAPDCCPVVAYGALLPKAALDIPAHGWVNLHFSLLPAWRGAAPVQHAIMAGDEITGASTFLIEEGLDSGPVYGTLTETVRPTDTSGDLLTRLAFAGAGLLAATMDGIEDGTLKAVPQPAEGVSLAPKVTVEDARVDWNAPALRVDRVVRGCTPAPGAWTTFRGERLKLIQLALAPDRTELAPGRLAAGKNDVYVGTGSHAVELLWVQAQGKKPMKAADWARGVRIAEGEALGR, encoded by the coding sequence ATGAAGCTGGTCTTCGCCGGTACCCCCGAGGTCGCCGTTCCCGCCCTGGACGCCCTGCTCGCCTCCGGCCGGCACGAAGTGGCCGCCGTCGTCACGCGGCCCGACGCGCCGGCCGGGCGCGGGCGCAGGCTGGTCGCGTCCCCCGTGGCCGAGCGGGCCGAGGAGGCCGGGATCGAGGTGCTGAAGCCCGCCAAGCCCCGGGACCCCGGGTTCCTGGAGCGGCTGCGCGAGATCGCGCCCGACTGCTGTCCCGTCGTCGCCTACGGCGCCCTGCTGCCGAAGGCCGCCCTCGACATCCCCGCCCACGGCTGGGTCAACCTGCACTTCTCGCTGCTGCCCGCCTGGCGGGGGGCCGCGCCCGTGCAGCACGCCATCATGGCGGGGGACGAGATCACCGGCGCGTCCACGTTCCTCATCGAGGAGGGGCTCGACTCCGGGCCCGTGTACGGCACCCTCACCGAGACCGTCCGGCCCACCGACACCAGCGGCGACCTGCTCACCCGCCTCGCCTTCGCCGGTGCCGGGCTGCTCGCCGCGACCATGGACGGCATCGAGGACGGCACCCTGAAGGCCGTACCGCAGCCGGCCGAGGGCGTCAGCCTCGCCCCCAAGGTCACCGTCGAGGACGCCCGCGTCGACTGGAACGCGCCCGCCCTGCGGGTCGACCGGGTCGTGCGCGGCTGCACCCCCGCGCCGGGCGCCTGGACCACCTTCCGCGGCGAGCGGCTCAAGCTGATCCAGCTCGCCCTCGCCCCGGACCGCACGGAACTCGCCCCGGGCCGGCTGGCGGCCGGCAAGAACGACGTGTACGTCGGCACCGGCTCCCACGCCGTGGAACTGCTGTGGGTGCAGGCCCAGGGCAAGAAGCCGATGAAGGCGGCGGACTGGGCGCGCGGGGTGCGGATCGCCGAGGGGGAGGCCCTCGGGCGGTGA
- a CDS encoding RsmB/NOP family class I SAM-dependent RNA methyltransferase, translated as MSDTSRRPRKPGKPYRRPQKDPVRILAFEALRAVDERDAYANLVLPPLLRKARDKGDFDARDAALATELVYGTLRRQGTYDAVIAACVDRPLREVDPPVLDVLSLGAHQLLGTRIPTHAAVSASVELARVVLGDGRAKFVNAVLRKIAQDDLDGWLARVAPPYDEDPEDHLAVVHSHPRWVVSALWDSLGGGRAGIEELLAADNERPEVTLVARPGRATAEELLGEEAAVPGRWSPYAVRLTEGGEPGAVPAVREGRAGVQDEGSQLVALALAHAPVEGSDRFWLDGCAGPGGKAALLGALAAERGAVLLASEKQPHRAGLVARALEGNPGPYQVIAADGTRPAWRPGTFDRVLVDVPCTGLGALRRRPEARWRRRPEDLDSFAPLQRGLLRTALESVRVGGVVGYATCSPHLAETRAVVADVLKQHPGAELLDARPLLPGVPDLGEGPDVQLWPHLHGTDAMYLALVRRTG; from the coding sequence GTGAGCGACACCTCCCGTCGGCCCCGCAAGCCGGGCAAGCCCTACCGCCGGCCCCAGAAGGACCCCGTCCGCATCCTCGCCTTCGAGGCGCTGCGGGCGGTGGACGAGCGGGACGCCTACGCCAACCTCGTCCTGCCGCCGCTGCTGCGCAAGGCGCGCGACAAGGGCGACTTCGACGCCCGGGACGCGGCCCTGGCGACCGAGCTGGTCTACGGGACGCTGCGGCGGCAGGGGACGTACGACGCCGTCATCGCCGCCTGTGTCGACCGGCCGCTGCGGGAGGTGGACCCGCCCGTCCTCGACGTGCTGAGCCTCGGCGCGCACCAGCTCCTCGGGACACGGATCCCCACCCACGCCGCCGTGTCGGCCTCCGTGGAGCTGGCCCGGGTCGTCCTCGGCGACGGGCGGGCCAAGTTCGTCAACGCCGTGCTGCGCAAGATCGCCCAGGACGACCTCGACGGGTGGCTGGCGCGGGTCGCGCCGCCCTACGACGAGGACCCCGAGGACCATCTCGCCGTCGTGCACTCGCACCCGCGCTGGGTCGTCTCCGCGCTGTGGGACTCCCTCGGCGGCGGGCGGGCCGGCATCGAGGAACTGCTGGCCGCCGACAACGAGCGGCCCGAGGTGACGCTGGTCGCCCGGCCGGGGCGGGCCACCGCCGAGGAACTGCTGGGCGAGGAGGCCGCCGTGCCGGGGCGCTGGTCGCCGTACGCGGTGCGGCTGACCGAGGGCGGCGAACCCGGTGCCGTGCCGGCCGTGCGGGAGGGCCGGGCGGGCGTGCAGGACGAGGGCAGCCAGCTCGTCGCGCTGGCGCTGGCCCATGCGCCCGTGGAGGGTTCCGACCGGTTCTGGCTGGACGGATGCGCGGGGCCCGGCGGCAAGGCCGCGCTGCTGGGCGCGCTCGCCGCCGAGCGGGGCGCCGTGCTGCTGGCCTCCGAGAAGCAGCCGCACCGCGCCGGTCTGGTGGCCCGGGCCCTGGAGGGCAACCCGGGCCCGTACCAGGTGATCGCCGCCGACGGGACCCGGCCGGCCTGGCGGCCCGGCACCTTCGACCGGGTACTGGTCGACGTGCCGTGCACCGGACTGGGCGCCCTGCGCCGCCGGCCCGAGGCGCGGTGGCGGCGCCGCCCGGAGGACCTGGACTCCTTCGCGCCGCTCCAGCGGGGGCTGCTGCGGACGGCCCTGGAGTCGGTGCGGGTCGGCGGCGTCGTCGGGTACGCGACCTGCTCGCCGCATCTGGCCGAGACCCGGGCCGTCGTCGCCGACGTGCTCAAGCAGCACCCCGGGGCCGAACTCCTGGACGCCCGTCCGCTGCTGCCCGGCGTACCGGACCTGGGCGAGGGGCCCGACGTCCAGCTCTGGCCGCATCTGCACGGGACCGACGCGATGTACCTGGCGCTGGTGCGGCGGACCGGCTGA
- the rpe gene encoding ribulose-phosphate 3-epimerase yields the protein MAVQINPSILSADFARLADEAKAVEGADWLHVDVMDNHFVPNLTLGVPVVESLARATDTPLDCHLMIEAPDRWAPQYVEAGAGSVTFHVEAAAAPVRLAREIRAKGARASMALKPATPIEPYEDLLPELDMLLIMTVEPGFGGQAFLDIMLPKIRRTRQLIDKHGLELWLQVDGGVSASTIERCADAGADVFVAGSAVYGASDPAEAVRALRTQAEAAAARASWACGH from the coding sequence ATGGCCGTGCAGATCAACCCCAGCATCCTGTCCGCCGACTTCGCCCGCCTCGCGGACGAGGCCAAGGCGGTCGAGGGAGCCGACTGGCTCCACGTCGACGTGATGGACAACCACTTCGTGCCCAACCTCACGCTCGGCGTGCCGGTCGTGGAGTCCCTGGCCCGCGCGACGGACACCCCGCTGGACTGCCACCTGATGATCGAGGCCCCGGACCGGTGGGCGCCGCAGTACGTGGAGGCGGGCGCCGGTTCCGTCACCTTCCACGTCGAGGCCGCCGCGGCTCCGGTGCGGCTGGCCCGGGAGATCCGGGCCAAGGGCGCCCGCGCCTCCATGGCGCTCAAGCCGGCCACACCGATCGAGCCGTACGAGGACCTGCTCCCCGAGCTGGACATGCTGTTGATCATGACGGTCGAGCCGGGCTTCGGCGGGCAGGCGTTCCTCGACATCATGCTGCCCAAGATCCGGCGTACCCGGCAGCTCATCGACAAGCACGGCCTGGAGCTGTGGCTGCAGGTCGACGGGGGTGTCTCGGCCTCCACGATCGAGCGGTGCGCCGACGCGGGCGCCGATGTCTTCGTCGCCGGCTCCGCCGTCTACGGGGCCTCCGACCCGGCCGAGGCGGTACGTGCATTGCGCACACAGGCCGAGGCGGCGGCCGCCCGGGCGTCCTGGGCGTGCGGCCACTGA
- a CDS encoding sugar-binding transcriptional regulator — protein sequence MNSSEEIAVSGMSAGRSAMRMGPAELVQAAAMARRFYLEGKSKIQIAEEFGVSRFKVARVLETALERDLVRIEIRVPAELDAERSDALRARYGLRHAVVVESPADAEETPDPENLGEVAADLLGELVNEGDVLGLAWGRSTIHMAAALDRLPPCTVVQLTGVYDAGTAERGSVEAVRRAAQVSGGDAHPIYAPMLLPDVATAQALRHQTGIARAFEYFDKVTVACVSIGSWEPGISTVHDMLSDEERAHYASLGVAAEMSAHLFDSEGRRVGRDLGERCITVKADQLRRIPEVVAIAGGQRKAAAIDAVLRSGLVTSLVTDTSAADYLMTAGPTPRPALNRADPDGA from the coding sequence GTGAACAGCAGTGAGGAGATCGCCGTGTCGGGTATGTCGGCGGGCCGGTCAGCCATGCGGATGGGACCCGCTGAGCTGGTGCAGGCGGCGGCCATGGCCCGCCGCTTCTACCTCGAGGGCAAATCCAAGATCCAGATCGCCGAGGAGTTCGGCGTCAGCCGCTTCAAGGTGGCCCGGGTCCTGGAGACCGCCCTCGAACGGGACCTCGTACGCATCGAGATCCGCGTGCCGGCCGAGCTGGACGCGGAGCGCTCGGACGCGCTCCGCGCCCGCTACGGGCTCCGGCACGCCGTCGTGGTGGAGTCCCCGGCCGACGCCGAGGAGACGCCCGACCCGGAGAACCTCGGCGAAGTCGCCGCCGACCTGCTCGGCGAACTCGTCAACGAGGGCGATGTGCTGGGGCTGGCCTGGGGCCGGTCCACCATCCACATGGCGGCGGCGCTCGACCGGCTGCCGCCGTGCACGGTGGTGCAGCTCACGGGCGTGTACGACGCCGGGACGGCCGAGCGCGGCTCGGTGGAGGCGGTGCGCCGGGCGGCCCAGGTGTCGGGCGGCGACGCCCACCCCATCTACGCGCCGATGCTGCTGCCGGACGTGGCCACCGCGCAGGCGCTGCGCCACCAGACCGGGATCGCCCGGGCCTTCGAGTACTTCGACAAGGTCACGGTCGCCTGCGTCTCCATCGGCTCCTGGGAGCCCGGCATCTCGACGGTGCACGACATGCTCAGCGACGAGGAGCGCGCGCACTACGCCTCGCTCGGTGTAGCCGCCGAGATGTCCGCGCACCTCTTCGACAGCGAGGGGCGCCGGGTCGGGCGGGACCTGGGGGAGCGGTGCATCACGGTCAAGGCCGACCAGCTCCGCCGTATCCCGGAGGTCGTCGCGATCGCGGGCGGGCAGCGCAAGGCGGCCGCCATCGACGCGGTGCTGCGCTCCGGGCTGGTCACCAGCCTGGTGACGGACACCTCGGCCGCCGACTACCTGATGACGGCCGGGCCGACCCCGCGCCCGGCGCTGAACCGGGCCGACCCGGACGGGGCGTGA
- a CDS encoding barstar family protein, with amino-acid sequence MTQDPAGRTVVTIDLDGVTDKAGLMDRCARALDLPEWFGRNWDALAEVLSDHSLWPEHAEERGLLIVVRGWGEYARARPEEWEVAEEVFAEATDRAAGLFVSLG; translated from the coding sequence ATGACGCAAGACCCGGCGGGCCGGACCGTGGTCACGATCGACCTCGACGGGGTCACCGACAAGGCGGGGCTCATGGACCGCTGCGCCCGGGCCCTGGACCTGCCCGAGTGGTTCGGCCGCAACTGGGACGCCCTCGCCGAGGTCCTGTCCGACCACTCGCTGTGGCCCGAGCACGCCGAGGAGCGGGGGCTGCTGATCGTCGTACGGGGCTGGGGGGAGTACGCGCGGGCGCGGCCGGAGGAGTGGGAGGTCGCCGAGGAGGTCTTCGCGGAGGCCACCGACCGCGCCGCAGGGCTCTTCGTGTCCCTGGGGTGA